CTTTAATCAATTCTAGATCTTTTTGATCCGTCCAAACCATATGCGCGGCCACAATTTTTTCTTTTAAAAAGCCAAGCTGCGCTAGGTATTGTGTAGGACTAGTAGCGGATTGTTTGAATGTGTCATTAATGAGTTGAGTTTCATGTTGAGTTTCTGCGACATGAATATGAATGTTTGCCTTATGGTTGTGAGCAGCTTGGGCAATATCTTCTAAATGTTTTGGACTCACAGTGTAGGGAGCATGAGCTGCATAACTAGGGTGAATATGAGAGTGATTTTTCCATTGCGCAAAAAAATCTTCATTGAGTTTTAAGGTATAGTCCCAGCGCTCTTTATCATTAGTGATATGTGAGGTATTGGGTGTAGGAAAATCAATGCTTCCAAAACTAATAAGACCTCGCATTCCACTTTCTTGAGTAGCATTAGCAATATCATCCACAAAAAAATACATGTCATTAAAGCAGGTTGTTCCGCTGGCAGCCATTTCCCAACAGGCCAGTTTACTGCCCCAATAAACATAATCATGGGTAAATTTAGCTTCTGCTGGCCATATATATTGATTGAGCCAATCGTTGAGAGGTAAGTCATCTGCTAAGCCACGCAGTAGAGTCATGGCAATATGCGTATGACCATTGATGAGTCCTGGAATCATGATTTTGCCACTGGCATCTATACTTTCATGCTTGTTTTCTATATTTAAGTTTTGCCCTACTTTTGTTATTACACCGTTTTCTATAAGGAGGTCATGTTTAGTTAAAATGCGCTCATCTTTATCCATGGTGACAATTAATGCATTTTTAATCAATGTTGCTGTATTACTCATGCGCTAGAGACTAGCAAATCAAGAAATAAAGGCAAGACAAGAGTCATACAAACGCTAAAAGATAAAAAAAAGCCGTGTGGGGGAACACGGCTTTCTTCAAAGGAGGAAAATGAATGATAGCTTTAACTCATGTCTAAAGTGTTGGCTATAGGTACAGTATAGCAATAAAAATTAAAAAAAAAAGATGGAACGTTTTTTATTTTTTATTCATAAAATACTGACAACAAAAGTTTACATGGGTGGAAAACAAAAGATCCCTTATCTTAGGGCACTTGATAGCATTAGCTAAAAAAACCTAATAATATTATGTATTTATATGCATCAGGCTTCCAGTGTTTGTGTTCTGAGATGATGTTAAATTGCTTGATAATTTTTTGGTTGTGACAAATTTTTTTTATCAGTAAACAAAGATTCATGCACCTAAATCAAAAAAAATTTGATGAGTACTATCAGGCCTTGCTCACTAAAGATGTGAAATACGAGGGGGCTTTTTTTGCCTGTATCAGCAGCACGGGTATTTTTTGTCGTTCAAGTTGTCATGCTAGAAAACCTAAGAAAGAAAATGTTGAATTTGTATTGAGTAGCCAAGAAGCCTTAAGAAAAGGTTATCGGCCGTGTAAAGTGTGTTCTCCTATGCAAGCGTTATCAGATAAGCCAGAGTGGTTAAAGGTATTGTTTACAGCAATCGAGACAGAAGAACGCTATCGTTTTTCAGATGAAGATATCAAAGCCTTAGGTATAGACCCCAATAGAGTAAGGCGTTGGTTTAAAAAAAATCACAACATGACCTTTCAAGCTTATTTAAGATCCTTAAGAATGGGACAGGCTTTTGGTCATTTGAATCAAGGAGGAAAAGTGATTGATGCGGCTATGGAGCATGGTTATGAATCTTTAAGTGGCTTTACCCAAGCTTTTAAGCAGCTAACCGGTAGATCTCCAAAAAACATTAACGCCAATACGGTTATAGAAAGTTATCAGCTGTTGACACCCTTGGGCCCCATGTTGGCGGCCAGCATCAATGAAAAAATATGCTTGCTGGAGTTTAATGATAGAAGAATGTTGGAAACACAATTGATTGCAATTCAAAAACATTTTAAAGCGCCCATCGTTCTTAAAAAAAATAAAGTGATAGAGCAACTGCAAGAACAATTGAATGAGTACTTTGCAGGAAAAAGAAAAACATTTTCTGTATCATTATATATGGTAGGGAGCGATTTTCAAAAACAGGTATGGCAAGTACTGATGGCCATTCCTTATGGAGAAGTAAGAAGTTATAAACAACAAGCACAAAAGATGAAACATCCTAAAGCAGTTAGAGCCGTAGCCAATGCCAATGGTGCCAATAAAATTGCTATTGTTATTCCTTGTCATAGAGTCATTGGCAGTGACGGCAGTCTCTGTGGCTACGGCGGTGGACTAGAAAGAAAAGAACAGTTGTTAAAACTAGAAGGTTACAAAATTTAAACTTTTAAAACCTTACCAGGATTCATGATGTTGTGCGGATCTAGGGCTTTTTTTATGGATCGCATGGTATCCAGATGCGCTTGTGAGTTGGTGATATTCATGTAGTTTACTTTATCCATACCAATGCCGTGTTCTCCAGATAAGGTGCCGCCTAGCTTGTGCGTAGCCGTAAAAAAATCAGTTAAGATGAGTTCTTTTTTAGCATTCCATTCTTCTTCTGGCGTATTTTGTTTTAAGAAATAGGTGTGTAAATTACCGTCGCCAGCATGGCCATAGGAGATGCAAGGGGTGGTGTGTTTTTTTGAAACTTCTCTGGCGGCTTGTAATAAATCTTTAATTTTACTGCGTGCTACCACACTATCTGCCTCAACATATTCTCCTTGCGCAACAATACTATTGCGCACACTTTTTCTAAACAACCATAAATCTTCTCTTTGTTGTTCATTTTGTGCCATGAGCGGCTCATCTGCACAAAGATCAATGATGCTCTCATACAGTTTCATGGTTTGTTGTTCTATTTGATCTTCTCCCATAGCATCCAATTCAATCAATAAACTGGCAGCCGCCTGTTCAAAGGGATAAGTGTATTGATAGGTTTGTTTGACGCAATCCACAGCTTCTTTGGGAATGAGCTCCATGGTAGGGATGGATAAACCTTGCTTGAGTAAAGTGTTAACCGCAATGGCAGCAGCATCCAAACTATCAAAGGCAATCAATAAAGTCTGTCTATGTTGGGGTAAGGGGATGAGTTTTAAAATAATTTTACTGACAATGCCTAAAGTTCCTTCAGAACCGGTAAACAATTGAGTTAAGTCATATCCGGTAGAGCATTTCATCCATGGTCCGGCGGTTTGAATCACTTCACCATTGGGGAGCACTACTTCTAAACCCATAACATATTCACGCGTCACGC
This window of the Oligoflexia bacterium genome carries:
- a CDS encoding amidohydrolase, with product MSNTATLIKNALIVTMDKDERILTKHDLLIENGVITKVGQNLNIENKHESIDASGKIMIPGLINGHTHIAMTLLRGLADDLPLNDWLNQYIWPAEAKFTHDYVYWGSKLACWEMAASGTTCFNDMYFFVDDIANATQESGMRGLISFGSIDFPTPNTSHITNDKERWDYTLKLNEDFFAQWKNHSHIHPSYAAHAPYTVSPKHLEDIAQAAHNHKANIHIHVAETQHETQLINDTFKQSATSPTQYLAQLGFLKEKIVAAHMVWTDQKDLELIKEYNVGIAHCPKSNLKLGSGYEHNISQMRKINIPVSIATDGTASNNTLNLWNEIQFASLLPKINDPLQAQAKDIFRMATIDGAKALHMDHLIGSIEVGKRADLVLLSQDHANQVPYLDANNIYSRLVYATQSENVDTVLVNGQCLKKDGQMNNALFDQDQIKHEAVQIRKTIENL
- a CDS encoding methylated-DNA--[protein]-cysteine S-methyltransferase, which produces MHLNQKKFDEYYQALLTKDVKYEGAFFACISSTGIFCRSSCHARKPKKENVEFVLSSQEALRKGYRPCKVCSPMQALSDKPEWLKVLFTAIETEERYRFSDEDIKALGIDPNRVRRWFKKNHNMTFQAYLRSLRMGQAFGHLNQGGKVIDAAMEHGYESLSGFTQAFKQLTGRSPKNINANTVIESYQLLTPLGPMLAASINEKICLLEFNDRRMLETQLIAIQKHFKAPIVLKKNKVIEQLQEQLNEYFAGKRKTFSVSLYMVGSDFQKQVWQVLMAIPYGEVRSYKQQAQKMKHPKAVRAVANANGANKIAIVIPCHRVIGSDGSLCGYGGGLERKEQLLKLEGYKI
- a CDS encoding FAD-linked oxidase C-terminal domain-containing protein, giving the protein MEYPSKTQTFLSSLSTLHPDIVIMTDHEKCVDYQRDESACTPLLSCPVVFPKNTQDIQVIVKLAQKLKLPIVPRGAGSGLNGACVPITESIIICFEHMNRLLELDEENFTATVEPGMITGDIRKAVEPKGLFYPPVPASVDYCSIGGNIATNAGGLCAVKYGVTREYVMGLEVVLPNGEVIQTAGPWMKCSTGYDLTQLFTGSEGTLGIVSKIILKLIPLPQHRQTLLIAFDSLDAAAIAVNTLLKQGLSIPTMELIPKEAVDCVKQTYQYTYPFEQAAASLLIELDAMGEDQIEQQTMKLYESIIDLCADEPLMAQNEQQREDLWLFRKSVRNSIVAQGEYVEADSVVARSKIKDLLQAAREVSKKHTTPCISYGHAGDGNLHTYFLKQNTPEEEWNAKKELILTDFFTATHKLGGTLSGEHGIGMDKVNYMNITNSQAHLDTMRSIKKALDPHNIMNPGKVLKV